The Corynebacterium callunae DSM 20147 genomic sequence CTTCAGGTATTCCCAAGGCAGTGGGCTGGAGGTTGCAGCACACCCGGAGAAAGAAGCAGCTGCATCGTAGAAGCCGGGGAAGTGCTCAGGTAGAAGCAGGGAAGAGGTTGCCGACATTGACATGCCGGCAATTGCACGCTGACCGTCAGTGTTGAGCTTGGACTCCAATGGTCCTGGAAGTTCCTTAACGAGGAAGGTTTCCCACATCTGCTTGCCACCGAGGGAAGCATTCTCTTCTACCCAGTCGGTGTAGTAGGAGAACTTGCCTTCCATGGGGATGACAACGTTGACGTTCTTCTCAAGGTAGAAATCGATAACGTCGGTCTGCATAACCCAGTTAGCAGCACCTTCGCCGCCATCGCCACCGTTAAGAAGGTAAACGATTGGGCGAGGGCCAGCAGATTCGTCGGCAGTAATAACTACTAATGGGACATCGCGATCCATGGAAGGGGAGTAAGCCCACATTTCCTTGACGCGGTCATTGTTGGCTGCATTGACATAAGCACGCCACTTGGGTGCTGCCTGGTCGGTGTACTTTGCGCCTTCGGTGATAGTTGATAGAGCTGTATCACCAGCGACTGCCGCTGGGGTTACCTCTGCAGCGCCTGCCGCGGTAGGCAAGGCAATGGTGGAAAGAGCAATGCCCAGCGCGACCGCTGGTGCTGCAAGACTGCGAAGAAGCTTCATACGTTTTTCCCTCGTGAAGTTGTGGTCGGTAACCCTCTTTGACCATGAAAGTCAGGTTGGGACTTCAGGGTGTCACACCCACTGAT encodes the following:
- a CDS encoding alpha/beta hydrolase, with protein sequence MKLLRSLAAPAVALGIALSTIALPTAAGAAEVTPAAVAGDTALSTITEGAKYTDQAAPKWRAYVNAANNDRVKEMWAYSPSMDRDVPLVVITADESAGPRPIVYLLNGGDGGEGAANWVMQTDVIDFYLEKNVNVVIPMEGKFSYYTDWVEENASLGGKQMWETFLVKELPGPLESKLNTDGQRAIAGMSMSATSSLLLPEHFPGFYDAAASFSGCAATSSPLPWEYLKVTLQRGNATPEQMWGPRGGSYNLYNDALINSDQLRGTELYVSNATGLAGEWESVNSPRFEGLTDQVQSVAMGETIITGGVIEAATNMCTHDLKAKLDSAGIAADWNLRPTGTHSWGWWQDDLRGSWTTFARAFEI